A stretch of Rhodoferax potami DNA encodes these proteins:
- the icmF gene encoding fused isobutyryl-CoA mutase/GTPase IcmF: MTDLSADYKALANYRPTHKVRFVTAASLFDGHDAAINIMRRILQGMGAEVIHLGHNRSVDEVVTAALQEDVQGIAISSYQGGHVEYFKYMVDLLRERGGSHIQVFGGGGGVIVPAEIRELHAYGVARIYSPEDGQRMGLAGMIGEMVMRCDKDITALAPTDLSAIQGHTEASWRALSQLLTAAEASKLNPALAQEMRAQAATKKIAVVGITGTGGAGKSSLTDELIRRLRLDQNDALRVAVISIDPSRRKSGGALLGDRIRMNAISPWQQGSRVFMRSLATRDFGSEISAALPDVIAACKVAGFDVIVVETSGIGQGDAAIVPHVDVPLYVMTPEFGAASQLEKIDMLDFAELVAINKFDRKGASDALRDVAKQVQRNKEAWGTPTEQMPVFGTMAARFNDDGVTALYQAVLPRLKALGVSLQDGTLPRVSVRHSSNQTPVVPAARTRYLAEISDTVRGYKKRAKEQARLAREIQQLRESGRMLHESDPDKAGAVQAVADLADQRVERMGAAERKLLAQWPEMQKAYAGDEYVVKIRDKEIRTALTTKSLSGTTIRKVALPQYEDHGEILKWLMLDNVPGSYPYTAGTFAFKREGEDPTRMFAGEGDAFRTNTRFKLLSSGMAAKRLSTAFDSVTLYGNDPDPRPDIYGKVGNSGVSIATLDDMKVLYGGFDLCSPSTSVSMTINGPAPSILAMFMNTAIDQNIDKFKADNGREPTDTEVAKIKEWVLANVRGTVQADILKEDQGQNTCIFSTEFSLKVMGDIASYFVHHNVRNFYSVSISGYHIAEAGANPISQLAFTLSNGFTFVEAYLARGMHIDDFAPNLSFFFSNGMDPEYTVMGRVARRIWAVAMKEKYGANERSQKLKYHIQTSGRSLHAQEIQFNDIRTTLQALIAIYDNCNSLHTNAFDEAITTPTEDSVRRAMAIQLIINREWGLAKNENPSQGAFIIEELTELVEEAVLKEFEAIADRGGVLGAMETGYQRGKIQDESMHYEMLKHTGELPIIGVNTFRNPHGDQVMEKLELARSTDEEKQNQLKRLQDFHTRHSAEAPAMLKQLQQAVIDNQNVFNVLMDAVRVCSLGQITTALFEVGGQYRRNM; encoded by the coding sequence ATGACCGATCTGTCTGCTGACTACAAAGCCCTGGCCAATTACCGCCCGACCCACAAAGTGCGGTTTGTCACCGCGGCCAGCCTGTTTGACGGGCACGACGCAGCCATCAACATCATGCGACGCATCCTGCAAGGCATGGGGGCAGAGGTGATCCACCTGGGCCACAACCGCAGTGTTGATGAGGTGGTCACAGCAGCCCTGCAGGAAGATGTGCAAGGCATTGCCATCAGCTCCTACCAGGGCGGGCATGTCGAGTACTTCAAGTACATGGTCGACTTGCTGCGGGAGCGTGGCGGTTCGCACATTCAGGTGTTTGGCGGCGGTGGCGGGGTGATCGTGCCGGCCGAAATCCGAGAGCTGCATGCGTATGGGGTGGCCCGCATTTACAGCCCGGAAGACGGTCAACGCATGGGGCTGGCCGGCATGATTGGCGAAATGGTGATGCGCTGCGACAAAGACATCACGGCCCTGGCACCCACTGATTTGTCGGCGATTCAGGGCCACACAGAGGCCAGTTGGCGCGCCCTTTCCCAGCTTTTGACGGCAGCAGAGGCTTCCAAGCTAAATCCGGCTTTGGCGCAGGAAATGCGTGCGCAAGCAGCTACTAAAAAGATAGCGGTTGTGGGTATCACCGGCACCGGTGGTGCCGGCAAGTCCAGCCTGACGGATGAACTGATCCGCCGCCTGCGGCTGGACCAGAACGACGCTTTGCGTGTCGCGGTCATTTCCATCGACCCGAGCCGCCGCAAGAGCGGGGGCGCGCTCTTGGGCGACCGTATTCGCATGAATGCCATCTCGCCTTGGCAGCAGGGCTCCCGGGTGTTCATGCGCAGCCTAGCTACGCGGGATTTCGGCTCTGAAATCAGCGCGGCGCTGCCGGATGTGATTGCGGCCTGCAAGGTGGCCGGCTTTGATGTGATCGTGGTCGAAACCTCCGGCATCGGCCAGGGCGATGCGGCCATCGTGCCGCATGTGGATGTGCCCTTGTATGTCATGACCCCCGAATTCGGTGCCGCCAGCCAGCTCGAAAAAATCGATATGCTGGACTTTGCTGAGCTTGTAGCGATCAATAAGTTTGACCGCAAGGGTGCCAGCGATGCGCTGCGCGACGTGGCCAAACAGGTGCAACGCAACAAAGAAGCCTGGGGCACCCCCACCGAGCAGATGCCGGTGTTCGGTACCATGGCTGCGCGCTTCAACGACGATGGCGTGACCGCCCTCTACCAAGCGGTGCTGCCGCGCCTTAAGGCCTTGGGCGTATCGCTCCAGGACGGCACCTTGCCCCGGGTGAGCGTGCGTCACAGCTCCAACCAGACGCCGGTGGTGCCAGCAGCGCGCACCCGTTATTTGGCCGAAATCAGCGACACGGTGCGGGGCTACAAGAAACGCGCCAAAGAACAAGCCCGCCTGGCCCGCGAAATCCAGCAACTGCGCGAAAGCGGCCGCATGCTGCACGAATCGGATCCCGACAAAGCCGGCGCGGTGCAAGCCGTGGCAGATCTGGCGGATCAACGCGTGGAGCGCATGGGCGCCGCAGAGCGCAAGCTGCTGGCTCAGTGGCCTGAGATGCAAAAAGCCTACGCGGGTGATGAGTACGTGGTGAAGATCCGCGACAAAGAAATCCGCACCGCACTCACCACCAAGAGCTTGAGCGGTACCACCATCCGCAAAGTGGCTTTGCCGCAGTACGAAGACCATGGCGAAATTCTGAAGTGGCTGATGCTGGACAACGTGCCCGGCAGCTACCCCTACACCGCAGGTACCTTTGCCTTCAAGCGCGAGGGCGAGGACCCGACCCGTATGTTCGCGGGCGAGGGCGATGCCTTCCGCACCAACACCCGCTTCAAGCTGCTGTCCAGCGGCATGGCGGCCAAGCGCCTCTCTACCGCTTTCGACTCGGTCACGCTCTACGGCAACGACCCCGACCCGCGCCCGGACATTTATGGCAAGGTGGGTAACAGCGGCGTGAGCATTGCCACGCTGGACGACATGAAAGTGCTCTATGGCGGGTTTGACTTGTGCAGCCCGAGCACCAGTGTGTCCATGACCATCAATGGCCCGGCGCCGTCGATCCTGGCGATGTTCATGAATACGGCCATCGACCAGAACATCGACAAGTTCAAGGCCGACAACGGCCGCGAGCCTACGGATACCGAAGTCGCCAAAATCAAGGAATGGGTGCTCGCCAATGTGCGCGGAACGGTGCAAGCCGACATCCTGAAAGAGGACCAGGGCCAGAACACCTGCATCTTCAGCACCGAGTTCTCACTCAAGGTGATGGGCGACATTGCCAGCTATTTTGTGCACCACAACGTGCGCAATTTCTACAGCGTGTCCATCAGCGGGTACCACATTGCCGAAGCCGGGGCCAACCCCATCAGCCAGCTGGCGTTCACCCTGTCCAACGGCTTCACCTTTGTGGAGGCGTATCTGGCGCGCGGCATGCATATTGACGACTTTGCGCCCAACCTGAGCTTCTTCTTCAGCAACGGCATGGACCCCGAGTACACCGTGATGGGCCGCGTGGCGCGCCGCATCTGGGCGGTGGCCATGAAAGAGAAATACGGCGCCAATGAACGCAGTCAAAAACTCAAGTACCACATCCAAACCAGTGGCCGCAGCCTGCACGCGCAGGAGATCCAGTTCAACGACATCCGCACCACGCTGCAGGCGCTGATTGCGATTTACGACAACTGCAACAGCCTGCACACCAACGCGTTTGACGAAGCCATCACCACGCCCACCGAAGACTCGGTCCGCCGTGCCATGGCCATCCAGCTCATCATCAACCGCGAGTGGGGCCTGGCCAAAAACGAAAACCCGAGCCAAGGCGCCTTCATCATCGAAGAGCTGACCGAGCTAGTCGAAGAGGCGGTGCTCAAAGAGTTCGAAGCCATTGCCGACCGTGGCGGCGTGTTGGGTGCGATGGAGACCGGCTACCAGCGCGGCAAGATCCAAGACGAATCCATGCACTACGAAATGCTCAAGCACACCGGCGAGCTGCCCATCATCGGCGTGAACACCTTCCGCAACCCGCATGGCGACCAGGTGATGGAGAAGCTGGAGCTCGCCCGCAGCACCGATGAGGAAAAGCAGAACCAGCTCAAACGCCTGCAGGATTTCCATACACGCCACTCGGCAGAAGCGCCCGCCATGCTCAAGCAATTGCAGCAAGCGGTGATCGATAACCAAAACGTCTTCAACGTACTGATGGACGCAGTACGCGTCTGCTCGCTTGGACAAATTACCACGGCGTTGTTTGAGGTTGGCGGGCAGTACCGGCGCAATATGTGA
- a CDS encoding DEAD/DEAH box helicase family protein — translation MASNFSFLQAEWPALYAEATKAEQAALTDPRTACFYARRTLELAVVWLFQAEGGRGGRLQMPYKPDLSAFLFEPSFKVLVGPALHAKMDVVRKQGNNAVHSARPITASDATAVLRELFQVAFWLARNYGRNVAARPDPALQFRAELLPRPTNAAAEQAAAQASAQATQAALQKLATLADELAARDAALAAAQQKTAALDAELAQLRAEVAAAKAANTATPDSHDYNEAETRDLYIDLLLKEAGWKLDQARDREFEVQGMPNAQGKFEGTGYVDYVLWGDDGKPLAVMEAKRTRRDARVGHQQAKLYADCLQTQFGQRPLIYTTNGYEHWFWDDSTYPPRPVQGFHKKDELQLLVQRRTSAKPLAGVTINPEIVERHYQLRAIRRIGETFEQDRQRKALVVMATGAGKTRTVIALVNLLQRANWAKRILFLADRVALVNQAANAFKAHLPDAAAVNLVTDKETEGRVFVSTYPTMMGLINETDDGLRRFGVGHFDLIIVDEAHRSIYQKYKAIFAYFDALLVGLTATPKDEIDRNTYSLFELENGVPTDAYGLEDAIAEKYLVPPRAVSVPLKFQREGIKYAELSEDERAQWDELDWDDEGHAPDEVGAEAVNKWLFNTDTVDKVLELLMTQGHKVAGGDRLGKTIVFAKNNAHANFIADRFNANYPHYAGQFARVITYQTEYAQSLIDDFSTKEKAPHIAISVDMLDTGIDVPEVVNLVFFKIVRSKAKFWQMVGRGTRLCKNLFGPDQHKQEFVIFDFCQNLEFFSQNLEGSKGNVAEPLSQRTFKARLELLSVLDEQLAQEQGGAGAKVAEPATGYGLTATAMRADTASYLHTVVAGMRLDNFVVRPQRRWVEPWSQAEAWHKVTSDQLADLAQHVSGLPSAVRDDDEEAKRFDLLMLRTQLGSARGDVGFARLREQVRALAEALSELGSIPDVKKHMVLIEAVAGEEWWQDVTLPMLEQARRHLRGLIKLLEKTRRKVVYTDFEDAVGETTEVALPLGGSAGDFERFRLKVRAFLRTHENHITLHKLRRNQPLTSTDLAELERLLIDSGTATAEDVARAGQEAHGLGLFVRGLVGLDREAATQALNGFVAGKTLTANQLEFVNLIVTHLTERGVMDVGLLYEPPFTSYAPQGPDALFTSAQVDELFGVLDHIKATALAA, via the coding sequence TCGGCATTCTTGTTTGAGCCCAGTTTCAAGGTGCTGGTCGGCCCCGCGCTGCACGCCAAGATGGATGTGGTGCGCAAGCAGGGCAACAACGCGGTGCACAGCGCGCGGCCTATCACCGCAAGTGACGCCACCGCCGTGCTGCGCGAACTGTTTCAGGTGGCCTTTTGGCTGGCACGCAACTACGGGCGCAATGTGGCCGCCCGGCCCGACCCGGCGCTGCAGTTCCGTGCAGAGCTGCTCCCCCGCCCTACCAATGCTGCAGCAGAACAAGCCGCCGCCCAAGCCAGTGCTCAAGCCACACAGGCCGCGCTGCAAAAGCTGGCCACCCTGGCCGACGAGCTGGCAGCGCGCGATGCAGCGCTGGCCGCCGCCCAGCAGAAAACGGCGGCACTGGACGCCGAGCTGGCACAGCTGCGCGCCGAGGTAGCTGCCGCCAAAGCAGCCAACACCGCCACACCGGATTCCCACGACTACAACGAGGCCGAGACACGCGACCTCTATATCGACCTGCTGCTCAAAGAAGCGGGCTGGAAGCTGGACCAAGCACGCGACCGCGAATTTGAAGTGCAAGGCATGCCCAATGCACAAGGAAAATTTGAGGGCACGGGCTATGTGGACTACGTGCTGTGGGGTGACGATGGCAAACCCCTTGCTGTGATGGAAGCCAAACGCACCCGGCGCGACGCGCGCGTGGGCCATCAGCAGGCCAAGCTGTATGCCGATTGCCTGCAAACCCAGTTTGGCCAGCGCCCACTGATCTACACCACCAACGGCTACGAGCACTGGTTTTGGGACGACAGCACCTACCCGCCGCGCCCGGTGCAAGGCTTCCACAAAAAGGACGAGTTGCAACTGCTGGTGCAGCGCCGTACCAGCGCCAAGCCGCTGGCGGGCGTGACTATCAACCCCGAGATCGTGGAGCGGCACTACCAGCTGCGCGCCATCCGCCGCATTGGCGAAACCTTTGAGCAAGACCGCCAGCGCAAGGCCCTGGTGGTGATGGCCACGGGCGCGGGCAAGACCCGCACCGTGATTGCGCTGGTGAACTTGCTGCAGCGCGCCAACTGGGCCAAGCGCATCCTGTTTCTGGCCGACCGCGTGGCGCTGGTGAACCAAGCGGCCAATGCCTTTAAAGCGCATTTGCCGGATGCAGCGGCGGTGAACTTGGTGACCGACAAGGAAACAGAAGGCCGCGTGTTTGTGAGCACCTACCCCACGATGATGGGGCTGATCAACGAGACAGACGATGGGCTGCGCCGCTTTGGCGTGGGGCACTTTGACCTGATCATCGTGGACGAGGCGCACCGCTCCATCTACCAAAAGTACAAAGCCATCTTTGCCTACTTTGATGCGCTGCTGGTGGGCCTGACGGCCACGCCCAAAGACGAGATTGACCGCAACACCTACAGCCTGTTTGAGCTGGAAAACGGTGTGCCCACCGATGCCTATGGCCTGGAAGACGCGATTGCCGAGAAGTATTTGGTGCCGCCGCGCGCGGTGTCGGTGCCGCTGAAGTTCCAGCGCGAGGGCATCAAATACGCGGAGCTGAGCGAAGACGAGCGCGCGCAGTGGGACGAGTTAGATTGGGATGATGAAGGCCACGCCCCCGACGAGGTGGGTGCCGAGGCGGTGAACAAATGGCTGTTCAACACCGACACCGTAGACAAGGTGCTGGAGCTCCTGATGACCCAGGGCCACAAAGTGGCGGGCGGCGACCGTTTGGGCAAAACCATTGTGTTTGCCAAAAACAATGCGCATGCCAACTTCATTGCAGACCGCTTCAACGCCAACTACCCGCACTACGCGGGGCAGTTTGCCCGCGTGATTACTTACCAGACTGAGTACGCGCAGAGCTTGATTGACGACTTCTCCACTAAAGAGAAGGCACCGCACATTGCCATTTCGGTAGACATGCTGGACACCGGCATTGACGTGCCCGAGGTGGTGAACCTAGTGTTCTTCAAGATCGTGCGGTCCAAGGCCAAGTTCTGGCAGATGGTGGGGCGTGGCACACGCTTGTGCAAAAACCTGTTTGGACCGGATCAGCACAAGCAAGAGTTTGTGATTTTTGACTTCTGCCAGAACCTGGAGTTCTTTAGCCAGAACTTGGAGGGCAGCAAAGGAAATGTGGCCGAGCCGCTGAGCCAGCGCACCTTCAAGGCGCGGCTGGAACTGTTGAGCGTGCTGGACGAGCAGCTGGCGCAGGAGCAGGGTGGCGCCGGTGCAAAGGTGGCTGAGCCCGCAACGGGCTATGGGCTGACCGCTACCGCTATGCGCGCTGACACGGCCAGCTACCTGCACACGGTGGTGGCCGGTATGCGACTGGATAACTTTGTAGTGCGCCCGCAGCGCCGCTGGGTAGAGCCGTGGAGCCAGGCAGAGGCGTGGCACAAGGTTACCAGCGACCAGCTGGCGGATTTGGCGCAACACGTCTCCGGCCTGCCCAGCGCTGTGCGCGACGACGATGAAGAAGCCAAGCGCTTTGATTTGCTCATGCTGCGCACCCAACTGGGTAGTGCGCGCGGCGACGTGGGCTTTGCCCGACTGCGCGAGCAGGTGCGTGCGCTGGCCGAGGCTTTAAGTGAGCTGGGCAGCATCCCCGACGTGAAAAAGCACATGGTGCTGATTGAAGCAGTGGCCGGTGAAGAGTGGTGGCAAGACGTGACCCTGCCCATGCTGGAGCAGGCGCGCAGGCACCTGCGCGGGCTCATCAAGCTGCTGGAGAAGACGCGGCGCAAGGTGGTCTACACCGACTTTGAGGATGCGGTGGGCGAAACCACAGAAGTAGCCCTGCCATTGGGCGGCAGTGCAGGCGACTTTGAGCGCTTCCGGCTCAAGGTGCGGGCCTTCTTGCGCACGCATGAGAACCACATCACCCTGCACAAGCTGCGCCGCAACCAGCCACTCACCTCGACCGACTTGGCCGAGCTGGAGCGCCTGCTGATCGACAGCGGGACCGCCACCGCCGAAGACGTGGCCCGCGCGGGACAAGAGGCCCATGGGCTGGGCCTCTTTGTGCGTGGACTGGTGGGCTTGGACCGTGAGGCGGCGACCCAAGCGCTCAATGGTTTTGTGGCAGGCAAGACCTTGACGGCCAACCAGCTGGAGTTTGTGAACCTGATCGTTACCCACCTGACGGAGCGTGGCGTGATGGATGTGGGGCTGCTGTACGAGCCACCATTCACCAGCTACGCACCGCAGGGGCCCGACGCGCTGTTTACGTCTGCCCAAGTGGACGAGTTGTTTGGGGTGTTAGACCACATCAAAGCCACTGCGCTGGCAGCCTGA
- a CDS encoding bifunctional diguanylate cyclase/phosphodiesterase — protein MLSKIPLWLGRLSVGRKLTLIYLLDLTAVIYVSGILIHEKYLAIDFARKEIVGARYAEVVRQNVMDTILQPAGRATAPALPEFDQARAAYDAQLNTAAASQRLHELLLESRTDAEHARMLGQARDLLTIVGNQSNLILDPDLDSYYVMSLTLLRLPELLQVMLDTHNLMRHWDNRVRGFSPNAQLLTVLGRLDAVQQGLESDYEQAWLAGTPELRAALKPGRDALQQSLVEFTRAVRDINTANITPEQIDRLDASSQKALQDLSVSWQTGIAQLELLLTQRVDTLFQRMWIHLGTALLLLGCILSLVYLVASQIAKPLQGLARVAHDVRRNADYTLRAEWHSRDEIGQLFSAFNGMLAQLDRDRLVQQELAASARAAEAQRELVEAFPIPIVVTSVPDHEVLHVNTPARPWLGGRTDDPWRHGLEPGVRGRFFQRLADFDAVDEFEVRWHGGATPSWAVLSARRLNYQGRDAVLTAFTPINKLKVMEQRLELWAKVFEASSEGIIIMDESRKIISVNHAFCRSTGHDIYEALGRDLSFVMQTPQDAVWSELESHNDWQGEVRFCKQNGDTYPAWLMVSSVHKSATSGEVVNYIGISIDITDRKAKEERIRFLAQHDVLTELPNRALCQQRLGEALVSARSSGEKVAVLFIDLDRFKAINDTLGHHIGDGLLRTVARRLSAAVRTDDTVSRLGGDEFVIVLRHVGDLDELHALVNDRLIPSIRQTATVDGHVLSVSCSVGVALFPDDALDQDELMRRADAAMYEAKSAGRDMARFFSPETDQRVLARQTMETQLRQALANDEFSLHYQPRLNARTRKVQGAEALLRWKNPLLGQVPPGEFIHVAEESGLIKPIGAWVLREACRNWMALEAQGVCKGLELSVNLSVAQLADPELVDQLIAVLRDTRMPPAQLELELTEFHLMDNPVAAQQKVAALKALGVKVAIDDFGTGYSSLAYLKRFDIDKLKVDQSFVLGMLEDSADAAIVHAVIALGHTLGLKVVAEGVENLPTAQTLTALGCDELQGYCFSRPIPLDEWVSYLRSHALREDRRRPPIAG, from the coding sequence ATGCTGTCAAAAATTCCGCTGTGGTTGGGGCGTTTGAGCGTCGGACGCAAGCTCACGCTCATTTATCTGTTAGACCTCACGGCAGTCATTTACGTTTCAGGCATCCTGATTCACGAGAAGTACCTCGCGATTGACTTTGCCCGCAAAGAAATCGTGGGCGCACGGTATGCCGAGGTCGTGCGCCAGAACGTGATGGACACGATTCTGCAGCCCGCCGGCCGCGCTACAGCGCCCGCATTGCCAGAGTTCGACCAGGCCCGCGCCGCTTACGACGCGCAGCTCAATACCGCTGCCGCCTCCCAGCGACTGCACGAGCTACTGCTGGAGTCCCGCACGGATGCCGAGCACGCCCGCATGTTGGGGCAGGCGCGTGATTTGCTCACCATCGTGGGCAACCAGTCCAACCTGATTCTGGACCCGGACCTGGACAGCTATTACGTCATGTCCCTTACCCTGTTGCGCCTGCCGGAGCTGCTGCAAGTCATGTTGGACACCCACAACCTGATGCGCCATTGGGATAATCGGGTTCGCGGCTTCAGCCCCAACGCCCAGCTGCTCACGGTGTTGGGCCGGCTGGATGCGGTGCAGCAAGGCCTGGAGTCGGACTACGAGCAAGCCTGGTTGGCCGGCACGCCCGAGTTGCGGGCGGCGCTCAAGCCGGGGCGCGACGCGCTGCAACAGTCGCTGGTTGAGTTCACCCGGGCTGTGCGGGACATCAACACCGCCAACATCACGCCCGAGCAGATAGACCGCCTCGATGCGAGCTCCCAGAAGGCACTGCAAGACCTGTCGGTGAGCTGGCAGACCGGTATTGCGCAGTTGGAACTCTTGCTGACCCAGCGGGTGGATACCTTGTTTCAGCGCATGTGGATCCACCTGGGCACGGCCTTGCTGCTGTTGGGCTGCATTTTGAGCTTGGTGTATCTGGTAGCCAGCCAGATCGCCAAACCCCTGCAGGGCTTGGCCCGTGTCGCCCACGATGTGCGGCGCAACGCGGACTACACCTTGCGGGCCGAGTGGCATAGCCGTGATGAGATCGGTCAACTCTTTTCCGCATTCAACGGCATGCTGGCGCAGCTGGACCGCGATCGCCTGGTGCAACAAGAGCTGGCCGCCAGCGCTCGCGCAGCAGAGGCCCAGCGCGAGCTGGTGGAGGCCTTCCCCATCCCCATTGTGGTGACCTCGGTGCCGGACCACGAGGTGCTGCACGTCAACACCCCGGCCCGGCCGTGGTTAGGTGGCCGCACCGATGACCCGTGGCGCCATGGCCTGGAGCCGGGGGTGCGGGGGCGTTTTTTCCAGCGCCTGGCTGACTTTGATGCGGTGGATGAGTTCGAGGTGCGCTGGCACGGTGGCGCCACCCCGTCGTGGGCGGTGCTGTCCGCGCGGCGGCTGAACTACCAGGGGCGCGACGCGGTGCTCACCGCCTTCACCCCGATCAACAAGCTCAAGGTGATGGAGCAGCGGCTGGAGCTATGGGCCAAGGTGTTTGAAGCCTCCAGCGAGGGCATCATCATCATGGACGAGAGCCGCAAGATCATCAGCGTGAACCACGCCTTCTGCCGCAGCACCGGGCACGACATTTACGAGGCACTGGGCCGCGACTTGAGCTTTGTCATGCAGACCCCGCAAGACGCGGTCTGGTCCGAGCTGGAGAGCCACAACGACTGGCAAGGCGAAGTGCGCTTCTGCAAACAAAACGGCGATACCTATCCCGCCTGGCTGATGGTGTCTTCGGTGCACAAGAGTGCCACCAGCGGCGAGGTGGTGAACTACATCGGCATCTCCATCGACATCACCGACCGCAAGGCCAAAGAAGAGCGCATCCGCTTTCTGGCCCAGCACGATGTGCTGACTGAGTTGCCCAACCGCGCCCTGTGCCAGCAGCGCCTGGGCGAAGCCCTGGTGAGTGCGCGCAGCAGCGGCGAGAAAGTAGCCGTGCTGTTTATCGACCTCGATCGCTTCAAAGCCATCAATGACACCTTGGGCCACCATATTGGCGACGGGCTGCTGCGCACCGTGGCGCGCCGCCTGTCGGCCGCAGTGCGCACCGATGACACCGTGAGCCGCCTGGGCGGCGACGAGTTTGTCATTGTGCTGCGCCATGTGGGCGATCTGGATGAACTGCACGCCTTGGTCAATGACCGGCTGATTCCGTCCATCCGCCAGACCGCAACGGTCGATGGCCATGTGCTCTCGGTGTCGTGCAGTGTGGGCGTGGCCCTCTTTCCCGATGACGCCCTGGACCAGGATGAGCTGATGCGCCGTGCCGATGCGGCCATGTACGAGGCCAAATCAGCCGGCCGCGACATGGCGCGCTTCTTTTCCCCCGAGACCGACCAGCGGGTGTTGGCGCGGCAAACCATGGAAACCCAGCTGCGCCAGGCGCTGGCCAATGACGAGTTCAGCCTGCACTACCAGCCGCGGCTGAACGCCCGCACCCGCAAGGTGCAGGGTGCCGAGGCCCTGCTGCGCTGGAAAAACCCGCTGCTGGGCCAGGTGCCGCCGGGCGAGTTCATCCATGTGGCCGAAGAAAGTGGCTTGATCAAACCCATAGGCGCCTGGGTGCTGCGCGAGGCCTGCCGCAACTGGATGGCCCTGGAGGCCCAAGGCGTCTGCAAGGGGCTGGAGCTGTCGGTCAACCTGTCGGTCGCCCAGCTGGCCGACCCGGAGCTGGTGGATCAGCTGATTGCGGTGCTGCGCGATACCCGCATGCCCCCGGCCCAACTGGAGCTGGAGCTCACCGAGTTTCACCTGATGGACAACCCGGTCGCCGCCCAACAAAAAGTGGCAGCCCTCAAGGCGCTGGGCGTCAAGGTGGCGATTGATGACTTCGGCACCGGCTATTCCAGCCTGGCCTACCTCAAGCGCTTCGACATCGACAAGCTCAAGGTCGACCAGTCCTTTGTCTTGGGCATGCTGGAAGACAGCGCCGATGCCGCCATCGTGCACGCGGTGATTGCGCTCGGCCACACCCTGGGCCTGAAGGTGGTGGCGGAAGGCGTGGAGAACCTGCCCACCGCCCAGACTCTGACCGCGCTGGGCTGCGACGAGCTGCAGGGCTACTGCTTCAGCCGCCCGATCCCCCTGGACGAGTGGGTGAGCTACCTGCGCAGCCACGCCCTGCGCGAGGACCGCCGCCGGCCACCGATCGCAGGGTGA
- a CDS encoding type III pantothenate kinase, which produces MTFLALDIGNTRLKWAHYASPRPGAALLAQGAEFLENIDKLADGAWSGLPSPRHVLGCVVAGDAVKRRVQEQMDLWDVVPQWVVSSEAEAGLRNGYDHPTRLGADRWVAMIGAYHHMLSQGPARPMVLVMVGTAVTVEAIDAQGKFLGGLILPGHGIMLRALESGTAGLHVPTGEVRDFPTNTSDALTSGGTFAIAGAVERMVQHVKAHCGADPACIMTGGAGWKMAPSMTRPFELVDNLIFDGLLQMAKDRYAIELTP; this is translated from the coding sequence ATGACATTTCTCGCGCTGGACATCGGCAACACACGCCTCAAATGGGCACACTACGCATCCCCCCGCCCCGGTGCAGCCTTGTTGGCACAAGGTGCCGAGTTTCTGGAGAACATCGACAAGCTCGCGGATGGTGCCTGGAGCGGACTGCCCTCACCGCGCCATGTATTGGGGTGCGTGGTGGCTGGAGATGCCGTCAAACGCCGGGTACAAGAGCAGATGGACCTGTGGGATGTGGTGCCGCAATGGGTGGTCTCCAGCGAAGCCGAAGCCGGCTTACGCAATGGCTACGACCACCCCACCCGCCTCGGGGCGGACCGCTGGGTCGCGATGATCGGGGCCTACCACCACATGCTGAGCCAAGGCCCGGCACGCCCCATGGTGCTGGTCATGGTGGGCACAGCGGTGACAGTAGAAGCCATCGATGCGCAAGGCAAATTCTTGGGCGGGCTGATCCTGCCCGGCCACGGCATCATGCTCAGAGCACTGGAGTCCGGCACCGCCGGCTTGCATGTGCCGACGGGCGAAGTGCGTGATTTCCCGACCAACACCAGCGACGCACTCACCAGCGGCGGGACCTTTGCGATTGCGGGGGCCGTGGAGCGGATGGTGCAACACGTCAAAGCCCATTGCGGTGCAGATCCGGCCTGCATCATGACCGGCGGTGCGGGCTGGAAAATGGCTCCCAGCATGACACGCCCGTTTGAACTGGTGGACAACCTGATTTTTGACGGCCTGCTGCAAATGGCAAAAGACCGCTACGCCATTGAACTGACGCCTTGA